In Desulfuromonas acetoxidans DSM 684, a genomic segment contains:
- a CDS encoding molybdopterin-dependent oxidoreductase, with protein sequence MSKEWKTENEDGSVTVRTCAWSPPGDHPVGYGMKLTVKGDKLIKVEGDEEHPISQGRLCVRNLTLADYVHHPSRILTPMKRKPEDRGKDKWTKISWDEAWDIIVPKIKEYKEKHGAESIIVFGGTGRQACLYYYPLGFASIGTPNVCYPLSGWSCYGPRCSITDYVLGAGYPEIDYAGFYEDRYDDPRFTMPELIVEWGKMALYSNPDGFFGHALIDMMKRGAKMIHIDPRITWLGTRCEEVCQLRPGTDSALGLGFLNVIINEELYDKDFVENWTYGFDELKERVQEYPPSKVADITWVPEDQIIRCARMMATAKPCSIQWGLATDENPNGVQMGHAILSLMAVTGNLDVPGGVTIGPPAALLGKWRVETRSNLSDELWEKRIGAAEWPALSTAMATTHPDETLDTLESGKPYKLRMGWFNSSNFITPTCSAQPDRWYHALKSLEFNVVQDVFMTPTAMAFGDIFLPVSTFAEQDGVVVTHFGRNAVTLGPINEALRVGDTKSDIEVCIELGKKMHPEMWDYDDVPDFFTKQLEPELGVDFDGLREMGAFQPDYIYKKYEKGLLRGDGEPGFNTVTGMVELSSTLFEAWGDDALPYFKEPPYSPVSTPELFSEYPLILTTGARKVTSFHSEHRQIAVLREIDPDPEVELHPDTAAALGINHGDWVLLENMFGKAKLRAKVTPTIHPKVVHATHGWWFPEKDAEEPSLYGVWQSNINTLVPHKHIGKLGFGCPMKQMICKASRLDSFDSYNIEV encoded by the coding sequence ATGAGTAAAGAATGGAAAACAGAAAATGAGGATGGTTCCGTTACAGTAAGGACTTGTGCCTGGTCACCTCCAGGAGACCACCCCGTTGGTTACGGCATGAAGCTGACCGTCAAAGGCGATAAGCTGATTAAAGTCGAGGGTGACGAAGAACATCCCATCAGTCAAGGTCGCCTCTGTGTCCGTAACTTGACTTTGGCTGACTATGTCCACCACCCCTCCCGGATTTTGACGCCGATGAAGCGTAAGCCGGAAGATCGCGGTAAAGACAAGTGGACCAAGATCTCCTGGGACGAAGCATGGGATATTATTGTTCCTAAGATCAAAGAATACAAAGAGAAGCATGGTGCTGAATCGATCATCGTTTTCGGTGGTACCGGTCGTCAGGCATGCCTCTACTACTACCCGCTCGGTTTTGCTTCCATCGGCACACCGAACGTATGTTACCCGCTGAGTGGCTGGTCCTGCTACGGTCCTCGTTGCTCCATCACCGACTACGTTCTGGGCGCCGGTTATCCTGAAATCGACTATGCTGGTTTCTATGAAGATCGTTACGACGATCCTCGCTTCACCATGCCTGAATTGATCGTCGAATGGGGTAAAATGGCTCTGTACTCCAACCCTGACGGTTTCTTCGGTCATGCCCTCATCGACATGATGAAGCGCGGCGCAAAAATGATTCACATCGACCCCCGTATCACCTGGTTGGGTACCCGTTGTGAAGAAGTTTGCCAACTGCGTCCTGGTACTGACTCTGCTCTGGGTCTGGGTTTCCTCAACGTTATCATCAATGAGGAACTGTACGACAAAGACTTCGTCGAAAACTGGACCTACGGTTTCGACGAGCTCAAAGAGCGCGTTCAAGAGTATCCGCCGAGCAAAGTTGCCGACATCACTTGGGTTCCGGAAGATCAAATCATCCGTTGTGCCCGCATGATGGCAACTGCCAAGCCGTGCTCAATCCAATGGGGTCTGGCAACTGACGAGAACCCCAACGGTGTTCAAATGGGTCACGCAATCCTGTCCCTTATGGCTGTTACCGGCAATCTGGACGTGCCTGGTGGTGTTACCATTGGTCCCCCGGCTGCACTGCTCGGTAAATGGCGCGTTGAAACTCGCAGCAACCTGTCAGACGAGCTGTGGGAAAAGCGTATCGGCGCTGCAGAGTGGCCTGCACTCAGTACTGCAATGGCGACCACTCACCCGGACGAAACTCTGGACACTCTGGAAAGTGGCAAGCCCTACAAGCTGCGCATGGGTTGGTTCAATAGTAGTAACTTTATCACCCCGACCTGCTCGGCTCAGCCTGACCGCTGGTACCATGCCCTGAAGTCTTTGGAATTCAACGTTGTTCAGGATGTCTTCATGACCCCGACCGCTATGGCGTTCGGTGATATCTTCCTGCCCGTATCGACTTTCGCTGAGCAAGATGGCGTTGTTGTTACTCACTTCGGCCGTAATGCTGTAACCCTCGGTCCCATCAACGAGGCACTGCGCGTTGGCGATACTAAGTCCGATATCGAAGTCTGCATCGAGCTGGGTAAAAAGATGCATCCCGAAATGTGGGATTACGACGATGTGCCTGACTTCTTCACCAAGCAGCTTGAGCCTGAGCTGGGCGTTGACTTCGACGGCTTGCGTGAAATGGGTGCATTCCAACCGGACTACATCTACAAGAAATACGAAAAAGGCCTGTTGCGTGGTGATGGCGAGCCTGGCTTCAACACCGTTACCGGTATGGTTGAGCTGTCTTCCACACTGTTCGAAGCCTGGGGTGACGATGCCCTGCCGTACTTCAAAGAGCCGCCTTACAGCCCGGTCAGTACTCCGGAACTGTTCAGCGAGTATCCCCTGATCCTCACCACCGGTGCACGTAAAGTTACCTCGTTCCACTCCGAGCACCGTCAAATCGCTGTACTGCGTGAGATCGATCCTGATCCGGAAGTAGAATTGCATCCGGACACAGCAGCCGCCCTCGGTATCAACCACGGGGATTGGGTCCTGCTGGAGAACATGTTCGGTAAAGCAAAACTCAGAGCTAAGGTGACTCCGACCATTCACCCGAAAGTTGTTCACGCAACTCACGGCTGGTGGTTCCCTGAGAAGGACGCTGAAGAGCCGAGTCTCTATGGCGTATGGCAGTCGAACATTAATACCTTGGTTCCCCATAAGCATATCGGAAAGCTTGGTTTCGGTTGCCCCATGAAGCAGATGATTTGTAAAGCTTCACGTCTGGACAGCTTCGATAGCTACAACATCGAAGTGTAA